ATCGTGCCCCTGCATCCCCAGCCAGTAGCCCGTCAGCTCCCCGAAGGTGCCGCCGATGCCCGCCGCAAGCCCCAGGTAGAACCAGTTCAGGTCCCGCGCCATGACGATGATCGCGCCGAAGCCCGGGCCGGGCAGGATCACGGATGCCGAGCTGAACGCGTTCACAAAGAACGCGGCTGCGTAACCCAGAGGCCCAATATCGTTCAGCAAAGGCAAGAGGAAGAATGTAACGAGCACCAGCGCCGTCGTCGCAATCAGAAAAAGGAAGATCTTTACCCACGGGTTGATGTTTGAACCGTACGTGACGAGGCGGAAGAGAGGCCTGGCCTGGTACTTCAAATCAGCCATTGCCTCCGCCGCCGTGAAGTCCCTTCGCCCTCGTTATCATCAGCCAGGCAGGGAACGCGCACACAGCGCCGACTATGATCAGGCCCGCGGAATAGTTGATCACCACGTCCGCCGCCTCCGCCGCTACCGTCGATATCACGTCCATCACCAGGCTGCAGCCAGAGCCGCCGCACCAGATTGCGTCCCAGAAGCCCAGGTCCATTGCCTGGACAATGCCCCCAACAAGGTAGACCGCCCCCACCGCGATCAGCGCCACCCCCGCCCACAAGAGCCCGTGCCAGAGGTAAGGCCTGAACAGCGCCAGGATCCCCACCGCCGCGGCCAGGCAAAGCACCAGCGCCAGCGCACTCCCATAGTCCACCAGCAGCTTTACCCACAACCTGGCGGACCGCGCGTCCCGCTTCGCCTTGTTCGGCGCGCCGATCTGCTCCGCCACCCACCCCAGCAGGTCCAGCCGCTCCTCACCGTCCAGCACGTTCCGCAGCTCGCTCACCACACCGTCGATGCGAGGGTCCGCCACCGCCTTCGCCGCCGCCTTCACCCCGCCTCTCACGTCCCCTGACCTTATCGCCGCCGCCGCCTGGTCCCTGCTGGCCTGCAGCGCCTCCAGCGTCTTCGTAGACGCCCCTCCATATGAGGCAAAGTCATCTATCCTCTGGTGGTAAATTTGCGCAGCCTCTTCGGGCGAGAGGCCTTCGAGCGAGGGTATGCGGTCGGGAATGATGCCGGATGCAGTGGATGTCAGGAACGTGCCGATTTCGGCGGCGAACTCGGCCTGGGAGTCGACTCTCACAAGCTCGGCGGCATCGATGCGGCGGTCAATGAGGGCGAATACTGCAGGTTTGATGAGGGACATCGGCGTCTTCAGGTCCAGCGATACTTCCGGCGTCCCCTGGCCGTCCTTCAGGTACACCAGGACCGCGTTGATAACGCTCTCCGTCTCCTGCCGAACGTAGTCCGGGGGCATGATCTGCCGGAGCATCTGCCGCTTCTCTTCGTCGGACATCTGGTACGCAACGTCTATGCTTCGCGCCAGCGCAAAGTCGTCGCTTATCAGCACCTGCTCATACATCCGGTTGTACGCGTCGTGCCGGTCCAGAGCCGCGTATATTGTCTGCGGCGACTCCATGGTCTCGTTAAAGACCGCCGCCCACAGGCAGTACCCGTACCCGGCCAGCACGACGACCCCGAGGAAGAAGGCGCCGAGGGCCTTGAAGAATGTAAGTCCTGAGTTCATCGCGGTAGTGCCCCTGGGGTGGATGGCGGCCTCCTAAAGTCTATCCGCAGCGCGCGCGGCCTGCAAGAACGCCACGCTCGGTATGATATCGTATGCTGTCGCGAGTCCCACTTCCGCGGAGGCAGGTCAAATGCAGGTCAGGATACTTGGGTCACACAACGGCCAGACAAGGGATACCCGGTTCGCGGGCTACCTGGTGGACGGAGTTCTGGCGCTGGACGCCGGCACCCTGACCCGCGCCCTCACCGCGGACGAGCTTCGCAGGATCAAGGCGGTCCTGCTTTCCCATCGCCATTACGACCACTGCATAGACCTCTGGCCCCTGGCGGTCAACGCGCGCAGGAGCGGCACGACCATCGACGTGTTCGGCATCCCGGATACTATGGAGTTCGTGGCCTGGAGCCTGATAGACTCACGCAACACAGGGGACTTCACAAAGACCCCATCGCCTCAGAACCCGGTCCTGCGCCACCACCGCATCGAGACGATGAAGCAGTTCCCCGTGCTTGACTACAAGGTCACCGCCATGACAGTCCCGCATGGCGTCCCCGGCGTGGGGTACTCCATATCCGACGGAAAGACCGAGCTCTTCTATACCGGAGACACTGGGGAAGGCATGGGCGCATTCTGGAAGTACGCCGCCCCCCAGGCGCTGCTGACGGAAGTGACATACGACGATGCGAATGCGGATAAGGCCGCCGCCTCCGGCCACATCACCCCCCGGATGCTCGGCGAGTCCATGGCGCAATTCAAGGAGTTGAGGGGGTTCTACCCCCCGCATCTTCGTCACGCACATCTACCCTGAATGCGAAGGAGATGTCCGGAGGGACCTCAAGGCCCTCGCGGGCCGGATGGGGCTGGACATCTCCGTGCCGGGCCACGACTCGGCGGTTGAGATCTAGGCACGTTCCCACTCGGTCGAAAGGACACCAATGGCGAGAAGAACCGCGTTTATCTACGACGACTCAATGGCGGACCACGTCCTCAGCGAAGACCATCCCATGAAGCCGGTCCGCCTCCGCTATACCTTCGACCTCGCAGGCCAGTATGGCCTGCTGGAGACGCCCCGCTCGACTCTTGTGGCGTCCCGCATGGCCACAGTCGATGAGATCACGCGATTCCACACGCCGGACTACGTCGCCGCCGTCCGCGCCATCAGCAACGGCGACTCCTCCGTCAACCAGCGCCGCTACAACTTCGCGCCCGGCGACAACCCGCCTTTTCGAGGAATGTACGAGGCATCGCTCCTCTCCACCGGCGGCTCCGTCCGGGGCGTGGATCTGCTGCTGGATGAGGGGCACGATGCGGTACTTAACATCTCCGGCGGCCTTCACCACGCAATGCCGTCCTACGTGTACGGGTTCTGCGTGTTCAACGACCCCGTAATCGCCATCAAAGAGCTCGTACGCCGGGGTCTAAAAGTTGCGTACGTAGACATTGACTGCCACCACGGTGACGGAGTGCAGCACGCCTTCTACGACACCGACCGGGTACTTACGATCTCGCTCCACGAGTCCGGCCAGTACATATTCCCCGGCACCGGCTACCCGCAGGAGCTCGGCGCCGGCAAGGGCCGCGGCTACTCGGTCAACCTGCCCCTCTACCCCTACACCAGCGACGAAGTGTACTACTGGGCCTTCATGGAGACAGTCCCCCCCTTGTTACAGGCGTTCCGGCCGGACGTGCTCGTGAGCCAGCTCGGCATCGACTCGCACTACAACGACCCCATAACGCACCTTTCGCTCACAGTCCAGGGCTTCGGGCGGGTGGTTTCGGAGATGGGATCGTTCGCGCCGAAGTGGCTCGCGCTAGGTGGGGGCGGGTACGATCTGCAGGCGGTGGCCCGCGCGTGGACGCTGGCCTACGCGATCATGGCTGAGGAAGAGGTGTCTGACGAGCTGCCCATGCCCTACCGCCACGCACACGGCGTGCAGACCCTCACGGACCACGAGGACATCTCCCACCTGGAAAAGGTCCAGCCGGACGCCCGCACCTTCGCCCAGAGCAGCGTCCAGGCCGTCCAGCGCCTGATATTCCCGTTGCACGGGATAAGGTCTTAGTAGAGGGCCACGGAGACGGCGATTGCCATGAACGCAACAGGGGACCCGGTCACTCGGGTCCCCTGGTATTATCCTGTGGTTACGTGGCCGCCCGCTCCCCTACACCTCGCGGAACTCGCCTTCTACGGTGTTGTCGCCGTCCTTCTTTCCGGCGTCGCTGGGGCCGCCCTGCTGGCCGCCTGTGGGGTCCGCGCCGGGCTGGCTATAGACGGCCTGGCCCACCTTCTGCATAGCGGCCGATAGCTCGGTCATCGTCGAGCGTATCTTCGAAGCGTCGTTCGCCTTGATGGCGTCGCGCACTTCGGTGACCTTCTTCTCGATCTCGGACTTCAGGTCCGCCGGCACCTTGTCGCCGTTATCGCGGAGGAGCTTCTCGGCCGAGTAGGCCGCGTTCTCCGCCTGGTTGCGGATCTCGATCTCCTCCTTCGTCTTCCGGTCCTCGTCCGCGTGGGACTGCGCGTCGCGAACCAGCTTGTCGATCTCGTCCTTGCTCAGGCCGGAGCTGGCCGTGATGGTGATCTTCTGCTCGCGGCCGGTGCCCTTGTCCTTCGCGGACACCTTCAGGATGCCATTCGCATCGATGTCGAACGTGACCTCGATCTGCGGCACGCCGCGTGGCGCAGGCAGGATGCCGTCAAGCGTGAAGCGGCCGATCGTCTTGTTCTCCCCCGCCATCGTGCGCTCGCCCTGCACGACATGGACCCCCACGCTCGGCTGGCCGTCGGAGGCCGTCGTAAACGTCTCGGTCTTGGCCGTGGGGATAGTTGTGTTCCTGGGGATCAGCGCCGTGCTGATGCCGCCCAGAGTCTCAAGGCCCAGAGTCAGCGGAGTCACGTCCAGCAGCAGCAGGTCCTGCACCTCGCCCTTCAGGACGCCCGCCTGAATGGCCGCGCCGACCGCCACCACCTCATCCGGGTTCACACCCTTGTGGGGCTCCTTCCCGAACAGGTCCACGACGGCCTTCTGCACGGCAGGCATGCGCGTCATGCCGCCGACGAGGATGACCTCGTTGATGTCCTTGGCCGTCACGCCGGCGTCCTTGAGCGCCTGCTGGGAGGGGCCGACGGACTTCTGGATAAGGTCGCCCACGAGCTGCTCCAGCTTGGCCCTGGTGAGCGCCATAACCAAGTGCTTGGGGCCTGAGGCGTCCGCGGTGATGAACGGCAGGTTGATCTCGGTCTGCATCGTCGTCGAAAGCTCGATCTTGGCCTTCTCCGCAGACTCGCGCAGGCGCTGGAGGGCCATGCGGTCCTTTTTCAGGTCTATGCCCTGGTCCTTCCTGAACTCATCGGTGATCCAGTCCATGATCCGCTGGTCGAAGTCGTCGCCGCCCAGGTGCGTGTCGCCGTTGGTGGCCAGCACCTCGAACACGCCTTCGCCGATGCGGAGGACCGTGATGTCGAACGTGCCGCCGCCCAGGTCGTAGACCGCGATCGTCTCTTCCTTTTTCTTGTCCAGGCCGTAGGCCAGCGCAGCGGCCGTGGGCTCGTTGATGATGCGGAGCACCTCGAGGCCCGCGATTCGGCCGGCGTCCTTGGTGGCGTTGCGCTGGCTGTCATTGAAGTACGCGGGCACGGTGATTACGGCCTGCGTTATCTTCTCCCCCAGCTTTGCCTCCGCGTCCTGCTTCAGCTTCTGAAGGATCATCGCGGAGACCTCGGGCGGGGCGTAAGTCTTGTCGCCCATGCGGACGTAGGCGTCGCCGTTGGAGTGGCGCTCCACCTTGAACGGCACAAGCTTCATATCCCGCTGGACGCTGTCGTCCTCGTGCTTGCGGCCCATAAAGCGCTTGATCGAGAAGATCGTGTTCTCCGGGTTCGTGATCGCCTGGCGTTTGGCGGCCTGGCCGACGTATCGCTCTCCGGTCTTGGGGTTGATGGCGACTACCGACGGGGTGGTGCGCGCGCCCTCCGCGTTCTCGATCACGCGCGGCTCGCCGGCTTCGATTATGGCCATGCACGAGTTTGTCGTGCCTAGATCTATGCCCAGTACTTTAGCCATTTAACTTCTCTCCTCCTGATTCGTTGCGGGCTTCGACTGTTGCTCGGGCTTTTTGGCGACGATTACCTGGGCCGCCCGCAGGACCTGGTTATTGTACTTGTATCCGGGCCGGACCACCTCAAGGACTGTGTCCTCCTGGGCGTCCGGCGACTCCATGTAGTGCACCGCCTCGGACTCCCAGGGGTCGAACTTCTTTCCTTTTGCATCTATGCGCTTGACGCCCTCCGAATCCAGGAGGTTCATCAAGTTGCGATGGACGAGCTGGAGCCCTTCGACCCAGCCCGGCGCAGAGGCGCCGGAAGGGACCATGGAGATTGCGCGCTCCAGGTCGTCCGCTACGGGGAGCACCTTGAGGAGAAGGCGCTTGTTGCCCGCCTTCATGACCTCGGACTTCTCCTCCTCGGCGCGCTTTCGGTAGTTGATCAGGTCGGCCTGCGCGCGCTGGGCGATGGACCTGAACTGGTCCTTCTCCCGCAGCGCCTCTTCCATCTGCGCCTTCAATTGAGTATCTTGCTCACCCTGGGCGGCCTGGCCCTCCATCTCGTCGGGCCTGGGCTCTCCGGGCGACTGGCCCTCGCCACTATACACTTCGTAACCTCCGGCAGAGTTCTCTGTATCTATGTTAAGTCCGGCGCGGCCCGAAAGGGCGGCCGGATCTGCTATTCGCGCTCCGGTCGGCCCACGCGGTGGGCATGCAGGAGCTCAAATAGCTCCGCGAGCCCCTGGCTGATGAACGGCCGCAGGCGCTTGTCGTCCACGCTGGGGACTACCTCCTGCAGGCGGACCAGGTGGTTGAACACGTCCAGCACCATTTGCACCCCGGCCAGGTTCAGCCCCAGCTCGTTCACAAGGTGCTTTATCAGCCGTAGCCGCGCGATGTCCACATCCGAGTAGAGGCGGAGCATCCCGACTGTCCTGGACGGCGACACGAGCCCCGCACGCTCGTACTTCCGCAGCGTTTGGGGGTGCATCTCCAGGATGCGCGCCGCCACGCTGATGATGTAAACCCCCTCCATCTCTTCGGGACTCATCTGCTCCCCGGACGGAGTGGCCTCTCCCCTGTCCTTATCGTCGCGTCCGAATCTCGTTTCAGGCCTCTCTTGCATCTTGAAAAAATTGCCCTCCAAGCGCACTAACCCCTTGATGAGCAACACGTTTTAATTGCTATAGCCATTGCTTGAGTCCTAGAAGGACTCTCCGCAAAGTCCATGATTCCAGTGTATGACTTGATACGCGGCGTGTCAACTCACTTGTGGCGAAGTGGTTATCCTCTCTTGAGGCCAGCGCCAGGAAGCTGGAACCTTTTGAAGAGAAAAGGCGTCTAACTATTTGTAACGGGATTCACCCACTTTGAAAGGTTCAAGGCCGTAAACCAACAGCGGCGATTCAAAGGATGTGGACACCACCCCAAGGGGGACAGATTAAGGAGGTGTCTATGTTGATCTACAAGGCCTGCCCGCGGTGTAGCGGGGACATGACGACGAATGGCGATATCTACGGAGATTACAAGGAGTGCCTGCAGTGTGGGCTCATGCAGGACATCGAGAAGAAGCGCTACACCTTTTCAGCAGAGCTGGTGAGGTCGCGCCGGAAGAGGTCCGCAAGAGAAGCTAAGGTCGCCAAAGTTGCGTAAGGGGGCGCAGCTTCGGCATTGATAAAATACTCTCTCCTCCTCCCCCCTGAAGGTGCGGGTCGCCAATCGGTACTGGCGGCCCGCACTGGTTTTTCTATCCGAACCGCTCTTCGTTGATCGGGTCGCCGTTCATGTGGTAGCCGCGGACTTCCCAGAATCCCGGGCGGTCCTTCGCCATGAGCTCAATACCGTTCACCCACTTGGCGCTCTTCCAGGCGTAGCGCTTGGGCACCACCAGCCGCAAGGGGCCGCCGTGCTCTGTGGATAGCGGCTCGCCGTCGTGGTTCCACGCGAACAGTACATCGTCGTCCATCAGAACCTGGAGCGACTGGTTTGTAGTGTACCCGCCGTAGCAGTGGGCCATCACGTACTTCGCCTCGGGCTTCGGCCCGGCCAGCTTCATGAGCTCGCTGAAGGCGATTCCCTCCCAGGTATTCTCCAGCCGGCTCCACTGCGTCACGCAATGGAACTCGGAGTCGATGGTCACCTTCGGGAGGGCCGTGAACTGCTCCCAGTTAAGCTCGAACTGGTTGTCCACAAGGCCGAAGACGCGGAACTTCCACGTCTTGAGGTCGATCTTCGGGACTGAGCCGAAGGTGAGCACGGGGAACTTATCCGTGATGTACTGGCCCGGAGGGGCCACACGCCCTTCGGCGTCAGGCTTCACCTTCTTTGTGCCGGTGAGCTTCTTGAACAGCATCGTAGTCCGCTCCTTTCACAAGGCCCTCGCAGCCGCTACGCCCTATTCTACGCTACGTTAGATACGGGGTGGGCCGCCAGAGATTCTCCGGCACTCTTATTCTGCGAGCGCCTTCAGCACTTCTATTGTCATGGCGGTGGAGGAGGGCGACATCAGGTATAGCCCCGGCCAGCCGTTGGCGCGTACCCACTGTGCGTGTTCAATGGCGATATCGCGTCCCACCTTCGCCTGGTCCTCCGGCTGCTGAAACGCGGCCAGGCGGTCGTAGACGGCCTGGGGGATAACAACGCCCGGGGTCTCGCCCACCCGCCGCGCCTGCTCCAGGCTGGTCAGCACCATAACGCCGACGAGGATGGGGACCTGGCGACGGAACGGCTCCATCGCCGCCAGCGGCTCGTGGCGGAAGGCAGGCTGCGTCATGATGTAGTCCGCGCCGGCGTCGATCTTCGCCCGGAGGCGGCCCAACTCCCGCTCCCCGTCCAGCGCCTCAGGCTCGAAGCCGCTACCCACCGTGAACGCGGTGCCGTCCCTCACCTGTCCGCCGCGGCGGACATCATCTCCCGCGGGGCCGGGAGAGGTGCGGATTGGGTTGAGCGGCCTCCCGCCGAAGTCCAGGCCAGCGTTCAGGTACTGCTGCGCCAGCCTCACCATCTCCACCGAGTCCAGGTCGAAGACTGCCGTGGAGCGGGGGTAACCGGGCGACATATTGGGAGGGTCGCCGGTGACGAACAGGATATTCCGGATGCCCATATGGTGGTAGCCGACCAGGCGGCCCTGGATGCCCATGGTATTCAGGTCGCGCCCCGTGAAGTGCGCAATCATCTCGATGCCCGCCGCGGCATCGCCGAGGCCACGCCTGGCGAGCGAGATGAAGTCGCCCGGCGGCATGAGCGGTATCCCGCGCGAGCCGTCGGTTATATCCACCGCTTCCGCGAGCCCGGAGGCGGCGAGCGCGGCGATGGCGTCGATCCTGGACTTGACAACCTTCTCGCCCGTCCCGCGCGGCGGCAGCATCTCGAAGCTGACTGCAAATTTGCCCTCTTTGAGCTTGCGGGAGAAGGGGCCGTTGAGGTGTTTGGCGTGGGTGGAGGTAGCGATGGGCGGTCGATCCTGAGCAGCCAGCCCTCACCCTACGGTCAAGGCCCCGTAGGCCTCTCCCCGAGGAGACCTTTGCATAACCCGGGGTAGAGGCGATAATCATACCTGTGCGAGGAAAAT
This DNA window, taken from SAR202 cluster bacterium, encodes the following:
- a CDS encoding MerR family transcriptional regulator translates to MSPEEMEGVYIISVAARILEMHPQTLRKYERAGLVSPSRTVGMLRLYSDVDIARLRLIKHLVNELGLNLAGVQMVLDVFNHLVRLQEVVPSVDDKRLRPFISQGLAELFELLHAHRVGRPERE
- a CDS encoding nucleotide exchange factor GrpE; this encodes MYSGEGQSPGEPRPDEMEGQAAQGEQDTQLKAQMEEALREKDQFRSIAQRAQADLINYRKRAEEEKSEVMKAGNKRLLLKVLPVADDLERAISMVPSGASAPGWVEGLQLVHRNLMNLLDSEGVKRIDAKGKKFDPWESEAVHYMESPDAQEDTVLEVVRPGYKYNNQVLRAAQVIVAKKPEQQSKPATNQEERS
- a CDS encoding sulfite oxidase-like oxidoreductase; its protein translation is MLFKKLTGTKKVKPDAEGRVAPPGQYITDKFPVLTFGSVPKIDLKTWKFRVFGLVDNQFELNWEQFTALPKVTIDSEFHCVTQWSRLENTWEGIAFSELMKLAGPKPEAKYVMAHCYGGYTTNQSLQVLMDDDVLFAWNHDGEPLSTEHGGPLRLVVPKRYAWKSAKWVNGIELMAKDRPGFWEVRGYHMNGDPINEERFG
- a CDS encoding acetoin utilization protein AcuC, with the protein product MARRTAFIYDDSMADHVLSEDHPMKPVRLRYTFDLAGQYGLLETPRSTLVASRMATVDEITRFHTPDYVAAVRAISNGDSSVNQRRYNFAPGDNPPFRGMYEASLLSTGGSVRGVDLLLDEGHDAVLNISGGLHHAMPSYVYGFCVFNDPVIAIKELVRRGLKVAYVDIDCHHGDGVQHAFYDTDRVLTISLHESGQYIFPGTGYPQELGAGKGRGYSVNLPLYPYTSDEVYYWAFMETVPPLLQAFRPDVLVSQLGIDSHYNDPITHLSLTVQGFGRVVSEMGSFAPKWLALGGGGYDLQAVARAWTLAYAIMAEEEVSDELPMPYRHAHGVQTLTDHEDISHLEKVQPDARTFAQSSVQAVQRLIFPLHGIRS
- the dnaK gene encoding molecular chaperone DnaK, with the translated sequence MAKVLGIDLGTTNSCMAIIEAGEPRVIENAEGARTTPSVVAINPKTGERYVGQAAKRQAITNPENTIFSIKRFMGRKHEDDSVQRDMKLVPFKVERHSNGDAYVRMGDKTYAPPEVSAMILQKLKQDAEAKLGEKITQAVITVPAYFNDSQRNATKDAGRIAGLEVLRIINEPTAAALAYGLDKKKEETIAVYDLGGGTFDITVLRIGEGVFEVLATNGDTHLGGDDFDQRIMDWITDEFRKDQGIDLKKDRMALQRLRESAEKAKIELSTTMQTEINLPFITADASGPKHLVMALTRAKLEQLVGDLIQKSVGPSQQALKDAGVTAKDINEVILVGGMTRMPAVQKAVVDLFGKEPHKGVNPDEVVAVGAAIQAGVLKGEVQDLLLLDVTPLTLGLETLGGISTALIPRNTTIPTAKTETFTTASDGQPSVGVHVVQGERTMAGENKTIGRFTLDGILPAPRGVPQIEVTFDIDANGILKVSAKDKGTGREQKITITASSGLSKDEIDKLVRDAQSHADEDRKTKEEIEIRNQAENAAYSAEKLLRDNGDKVPADLKSEIEKKVTEVRDAIKANDASKIRSTMTELSAAMQKVGQAVYSQPGADPTGGQQGGPSDAGKKDGDNTVEGEFREV